From the Paenibacillus sp. R14(2021) genome, the window AACAGTTCATTCTCAAACATCCCCCGCTCTAGGAAATAGACACGATAATGGTCGATCGCCGCCTTCGCTTCCTCGGCATCCATGCCGCATAGCGCTTGAAAAGACTCGGCTAGCGGCGGACCGACGAATGGACGAAGCTGCTGCTTTGAGGGAATATCCTTATTCATCTGGCGAATCGCGAACTGCACGGCGTTCAGAATGCCCTCTCCAGGATCAGTAAGCGTGCCGTCCAGATCAAATAAGATTGTACGGTAGGACTTCAACGTCAATTCGTTCATAGTCGGAACACTCCTGTCAGTGGATTTGGATATTCTCGTAATGCTCGACCACCGGGAAAGGCTCGTAGTAATGATGCAGCAGCCTGCGCCACTCCTGATATTGCGCAGATTGTCTGAAGCCGACCGTATGATCCTCCAACGTTTCCCACCACACCAAGAGCAGATACTGATGTCTGTTCTCCAGGCATCGCCGAAGCTCATGGTTCACATAGCCCTTCATCGACGCGATGAGCGCCGAGGCCTCTATAAAGCTAGGTACGAACGAAGCATCAAGCTCCGGTTTCACATGCAGAACGGCTGTTTCTAATATCATGACTATCTCTCCTTCAATCCACATTGTGCATACCACTACTAGAATTTAAAATGCGCCTTGATCAGGCGGGCCGCCTGTTCCGGCTCCAGACCGCTGTTGTTCAATCGAAAATAACGTTCCCCGGGTACTTCTCCTGGATCTGAGTTCAGCCTATAGGTATCCAGACTTCGCAAAAGCTCCCACTCCGAATGCTCTACGTTCCGCTTTGTCGGCTTCTGCTCCAGACGATAAGGCGTGCGGTTCCGCTCCAGCCTCTTTTCCAAATCCGCTTCCAGTTCTACTAAATAAACCTCGCCGCCTTGAGACTCGAAAATCTCGCTGGCTTTGCGGACAAAATCCCAATCCTCTTGTTGATTAAACGCCCAGACGTACGTGAAAATCAGACCTTCCATCTCGCTGGCAGCAACGGTTTTGAAAATTTCGGTTCGAAACAGCTCCGTTAATCGCCAAGCTTCCGAGCTGAAGCCGAACAGCGGGTGAAGCAGCTCGATTGTCATATGATTATGAAATAGCTTCAGACCGGTTATTTTCTCAAGCTCGCGGCCGACAGTCATTTTACCTACCGCCTGCGGACCAAATAAGAGAACAAATTTCATAGGCTGCCTCCCCTATCAATTTGGAAAATTATATCCAACATCGTAGGAAACGGCAATCATTTTCTCTTTGGGGCATCAAAAAAGCATCTGCCCTCCACCAAGGACAGATGCTCTTAAAGGATTTCACTTGTTAGGGGGCCGTCGTTACCGGCTGCATGCAGCGACAACCTCTTGATAGGACAAGCTTCCGCCGAAGATATCGAGCGCGCTGCCGATCGTAATATCCAGCTTGCCGGCCGTCAGCGAACGGAACAGCTCCAAATCCTCGAACGACCGAGCGCCGCCCGCGTAAGTGGTCGGTATTGTCACCCAGCCTGCCAGCTGCTCGACTAAGCTTCTTAATATCCCCGTTCGTTTGCCCTCTACATCAACGGCATGCACGAGAAACTCGTCGCAATATTTTTCAAGCTCCCGCAAGTTCTCCTCATTGACCGTGAAGCTGCTGAACGTCTTCCACTGATTGGTCACAACGACCCACTGATCGTCCTTCTCCTTGCAGCTCAGATCGATAACGAGCCGATCCTTGCCGACTTCGGATACAATTCGCTGCAAATTGCCCATATTCAGCTGACCGTCACGAAAAATATATGACGTGACGATGACATGGGAAGCCCCTGCTTCCAAATACAGCGCCGCATTCTCCGCATGAATGCCGCCGCCGATCTGTAAGCCGCCCGGGTAGGCGCGGAGCGCGGCGAGCGCCGCTTCTTCATTGCCGCCGCCAAGCATGATGACGTGGCCGCCCGTTAGCTTGTCCCGTAGAAACATGTCCGCGTAGTAAGCTGAATCGTGCTCGGAAACAAAGTTCTCCACGACACCCTTGCCGCTAGCGTCCAGCGTTTCTCCGACGATTTGTTTCACTTTGCCGCTGTGCAGGTCAATACACGGTCTGAATTTCATCGATGTCCCTCTTCTCTCGTAATGATATCCACCAGCTCGGACAGGGCATGAATCGTATGCGCCGGACTGATCTCTTCACGAACCGGCTTCCGGTTTGGATTATAATGGCAGAAATCGATTCGTGACATCCGCGCGCCTTCGTAGTCATCCGTCAAGGAATCACCGACGAACAGAATTTCCGAGCGATCTACGCCTAGCGCTTCCACGGCTCTATCGAAAATCAACTTGTCCGGCTTGCTTACGCCGATCTCGTCCGAAATGAACAGATGCTGAAAGTAATGCGATACGCCTCCAGCCGCCAGCCGTTTGCGCTGTGCTTCTCCAATGCCATTCGAGACGATACCAACCCGATATCGGCCGTGAAGCCGAGCGAGAAGTTCCTCAGTCCCGTCCATGAAGTGGCAGGTCGCACTGAATATTTTCCAATAAGTAGACGCTAGAGAACGGGACAGCGTACTGTCATGACCCATTTGGAGAAGGGTATCTCGGAACGAATAATCCAGCACCTGCGAGATATGCAGACGATGTTCTACGCGATTGATCCAATAGTTCCAATTGATCGGCGCGAAGACCGTACGAAAGGTCTCCCACTCGAAGCCCTCAAGCTCAGCCAGCCGGTGAACATCAATCGTCTGTCGCATCGCCTCATGCTCGCTGGTATCGTAATTCAGGAGCGTATTATCCAGATCAAAAAGAATTGCTTTATACATGACTAAGCGGTCACTCGCTTTCGGATCAAATGCAAACACGCAAACCCCAGCCATGCTCCGACCGTATTGAGCAGAATATCGTCGATATCGAAGCTGCCTCGTTGAAGCAGCAGCTGCAGGGACTCAAGCAGAAACAATGCAAGCACGAAGACCACCGTAAACTTCAGCAGCTTTAGACGGCATATATACGGTACGGTAAGACCAAGCGGAGCGAAAACGGCAATATTGCCGACGAGATTCACCAGCCAATAATTCAGGTCGAAGCGGCCAGCATGAACAACATACAGCTTGATCGTATGTAAGGGCACGACGTTATAATGATAGCCGGACGAATGTGAGCTTGACCGGCCGAATCCGATAAACATCCAATAAATGAGCAGGACAGTATACGCGCACACTAGTATTCCAGTGACTACCTTCATTCGCTCGACGCACCTCATCTGCAGAACGATGTTCGCTCTCGCCCCTTCTCTATTTCAGCAGCTTCTGATAGCAAACCAAATCGAGCCAACGGTCGAATTTATAGGCAATCTCTTCATAGCAGGCGACCTGCTTATAGCCAAGCTTGCCGAATAACGCGATGCTGCCCGCATTTTCGGTACATATTGCCGCCACCAGGGAATGATAATTCAAGGCTCGGGCCGTCTCCTCTAGAAACAAGCCCGCTTCCTTGCCGATTCCTTGTCCAGTAAATGAAGGCTCCAAGTAAATGGCAAGCTCCGCCGTTACATTGAACGCCGGACGCTTCTTATGCTGCGTCAGCATCAGATATCCAGCATATTGCCCTTCAGCCAATACGACGTACGAACGGTACATGTCCGCCAGCGGCTCGATCAGCTGCTTCATTTGCTCTGCCGAATAAGGCCGCAGGTCGAATGAAACCGTCGTGTGTTCGACAAAATAATTGTAGGTACCGCGAACCTGCTCCAAATAACGATCCGAATATGCCTCAAACGTCAGCTTGCCTTTCATCGTTGCACCTCGCGCAATTCTAGTCTTATGCCCTGCTTATAGCTGTATCGCTATTCCCAGCGTTCGATACTGTAAACTTTAAACGCGTGCGCATCCGTGTGCTGCGTCACCGTATAAATCCATTGGTATTCATTCACCGTCGAACGGCCGTCGGGGTAATACACGCCGACATTCTCGGTAACATAAAACTTATATTCGCCGTTGATTTTCTGGATATTCATAATTTGATAACGGATCAGCTTTTCTTTAATATTTTTCTCGCTGAGCCGGCGGACTAGGCTTTGCTGCTCCGCGTACAGAGGACCGTTCGGATCGATCAGCCCCTCGACGAGGGAGAACCGGTTCTTGTTCACGGCCTCGACTATGGACTCCTCGTATGCGTTCATCACATCGGTCGCCCCGGAGGAATCCCGATAATCCACCTGTTCGCCAGACGGCCCTCCCGGTTCATGAGAATCGTCTTTTTCGGAACAGGCACTAAGCAGCAAAGTCAGACCTAGCAGCAGTAACGCTATTCTGCGCATCTATGTCGTCTCCCGTCTGAATGATTAGCCTCGTTCAATCCAATTGATACCGCGTTCAGCCTTAACGTAAATTCTATTCTACCATGAATCAGTGCTTAACATAAATGGCTTACTTATCCGTCCAAGACGGGTTCAGCAGAACCATATGAATATGATCTTCCCATACACCGTGAATGCGCAGGTAGTTATGGGCAAGTCCTTCGTGCTTGAAGCCAAGCCGTTCACAGACCTTAAGCGAAGGCCCGTTGCGCGGCATAATATTCGCTTCGATTCGGTGCAAATTCAGTTCGTCGAATGCAAAAGCAATGACATGGGACAAGGCCTCCGTCATATAACCTTTATTCCGATGTCCCGCGTCCGTCCGGTATCCTAGATGGCAGGATTGAAATGCGCCGCGAATGATATTGTTAAGCGATACCGTCCCGATCAAATCGCCGTCTGGATCCTCTGCTGCGCACAGCCATAAACGGATGCCATGCCCGGCTTCCATCATACGGTGATCGTTCTGAATCAGCTGTCTTTGCACGTCAAGCGTGAAGTAGTCTTCGTCGCGGTCCGGCTCCCATTCGGCAAGCGCCTCGCGGTTACGCCTCACGAACGCAAGCGCTCGTTCCGCATCGGACTCGTCGATGACGCGAAGAATGAGATGCTTCGAATTTAGCTTTAGCTGCATCATTTCATGTAACGATTTCATGGCTCTTGCTCCGTTCTTTTTGTATGCGTGCGACGCTCTTGTATCTATGCGCTTCCCAGTTTAGTGCAAGAATCCTTTACTCAGCGAATAGATGCCGAATCCGAGCAGAATCAACCCTGACATTCGATTGACGAGACGCATAGCGCCCGCACTCAAGATCTGCTTAATGAAGCCAACCACGAAGCTGAGAAGCAGCCACCACAGCGCGGATCCGGCGATAACGCCAAGAACAAGCACGAATAATTGCGAGGATGAAGCGCCAAGCACATCAAGCCCTGCAAAGATGCCGATAAACGACAGAATCGTTATCGGATTCGTAATCGTGAGCAGGAAAGTCGTCAGGTATGCACCTGCAATACTACGGCTCATGCCGGCTTCCTCGTCCCGATCCCCGCTTGAACGAAAGGCTTGAATGCCTAAGCAGCATAGAAACAGCCCGCCCAGCAACGAAATCCAGCTCTGCATCGATACCAAGCCGGCGGTTAGTCTGTCAAAGCCGAGAGCGGCGATGCACCCGTACAGCCCATCTGCCGTCGCCGCCCCGAGTCCGGCTGCAAAGCCGAAGCGTCTGCCCTGGTTTATCGTCCGTTTCATGCACAGGATCCCGATTGGCCCGACAGGAGCAGCAACCGACAAGCCGATTATCATTCCTTTTGCAAGCATCATCATGTCAAAATAACCTCATCTGCACGCGCTAAATAGTCGTGCTTCTTCTAGTGTAACTGACTCCGGCAAAATTTGCATGACAAAGGGCCGTACCGAGCATTAAGTTTCCCTCAGAAATCGCTGTCAAAAAATGCTGTCCGAATGCCGTCCATGCTTGTCGCGTTCTTGTTCGCACGGTAGCGCTTCAGCTTCTCTTCGCCTTGATTGACCGCCCAATTGAGCAGTATATCTCGGTCACCTTCATATGCATAGTTCGGAACGCTGAACCCGCAGGAGGTTTTAACGATCTCCACATCGGACACGATGATCTGCCTGCTGCCCGGGTACAGGGTGAACAATGGCGCCAGACTGGTCCATTCCTCTGCGCCTCGTAATATGACTCTCGCCGTGCCGTATAACCGTAGGATCAGCGGCTTGCCCTCGAAGGAAACGAACATGAAGGTAATCCGATTGGTCTCGCTCAAATGCGCGCTTGTCTCATTGCCGCTGCCCGTTAAATCCAAATAAGCAACTTGGTTCGGCGATAGTATCCGAAAAGCATCGTAGCCCTTGGGAGATAAATTCACATGACCGCCACAAGAAGCCGTACCGACGAAAAACATCTTCTGTTCTCTGATAAACGCCTCATGCTCCGGAAGCATGGACGGGTAGACAGTGCCCATCAGCATTCTCCTCGTCAATTGAATTTCTCTTGCATATCCTATTCAACCGTCCGCTCGGCAAGTACCTTAAGCTGTCCGTTGCGATGCTCCAGAAACCGCCGCATATACCGTCCCAGCACCGCGCGCTCTACAATCCAGCCCAGCATGCCGAAAGGAGCAGTGAAGGTCAGCGTATCCACCATTCGGGTTCTCGTCCCGTGCGCTTCAAAAAAATGCGCGTGCCGAAGCGACTTAAACGCGCCCTTCTGCATCTCATCAACAAAGTATACGGGGAAATCGTATTCCGTAATACGAGAGGTCAGCTGCTGCCTCACGCCAAAATGCGTCGCCTGAAAGGTCACGGTTGCCCCCGCTTCAATGCGGCCTTTGGTCGTGCCTGCAACCGCCTGCTCCTTCGTATGCTTCCATACGGTTTGCGTATGTACGTCTATATCTCTTGCGAGATCAAAGCAGCGCTCAATCGGCGCATGAATCCATACTTCCGTTCTTACTGTTATCACGAACGTTCACCTCTCGCTGCTTATGCCGGAATTTTCATTCATTTCGACATCTTCCAACTTTTTCCTCTTCTACCTATCCCATCACGCGAAATAGACGAATCCGCTGGAGCCGATGGGTAGATGCTCCCTTGCCAATGTCTCCGGTACATCCGTCTCATTCCCGGGATAGAGCTTCCCTGCTATTGGCCTAATTGTCGGCCAGCAGGGCTAATGTCCAATCGGCTGCGCCGCTGATTTCATACGATATCGTATACCGAGTGCCGATAAAAACAACAAGAACTCTCAACCGGCGCCGGAATTACCATAAAGGGAGGAATTTGCATGTCCGGTGTACACGGTGGATTCACCTCTGCTGGTGTGATTCTGGTTCTGTTCATTCTGCTGGTCATCGTATCCCGCGGGTTTATGTACTAATCCAATCACCTAGTCGATAATGCGAAAACCGTCGAAGGCTTCCCTTCGACGGTTTTTCATTGTTACCACGCGTACGTGTATAAGGCGTGAGCCACGCCGTCTTCCTCGTTCGAGCGGGTCAGTACATTCGCTGCATCCTTCACGCCTTCCGGCGAGTTCGCGACGGCTACGCCAAGTCCAGCGAAAGCCAGCATGCCCACATCGTTAAAATAATTCCCGATCGCCATCACGCGGCTCTGTTGAATGCCCCGCAGACGGGCAAGCTGTTCGAGTGCCTTTCCTTTGCTTGCTTCCTTATGCTGCACATCAATGAAATAATCGCCGCTGCGAATATGCTGCAGGCCATGCTTCCAGCCGTTCCACTCCTGCTCAATGATGTCCAGCTCCGCCTGCTGACCGAATAACGTAAACTTCACCAAGCCGTCCGGAAGCGGCTCCTGCGGATTGCGCATTTTCGGCAGCGCGCCGAAGCGGCTGTACATAACCTGCGCCTCCGGCGTTATGCCCTCGATCATCATCTCAAAGGCGGTATTGATGTCGAAGTGATGCTTGCCCCGCAAACAATAGCCGCGAAACCGCTCTACCTCAGCATGATCAATACTGTATTGATGCAAAACCTGCCGGCTTGCCGCATCTACGGTAGCGGCGCCGTTATGCGTAATCATCGTACCGGCGAGGCCAAGCTCCTCCAGTACCGGAATCGCATTGGCCGGACCCCGGCCTGTACACAGCACGATTTCTGCTCCGCGATGCTGCGCTTCGCGAACGGCTTCGCGAACGCCCGGCGTCAGCACATGTCCATCCGTAAGAAGTGTCCCGTCTATATCCAGCGCAATCAAATCATAGTTGATTATCCCCATGGTACGTATGTCTCCTCTTCCTGCTCCTATGCGTCAAGCTTCTATTTCTTCCGATTCCGCGAGCGAATGCACCGTCAGCAGCGATTCAAGCTCCGTTTCGGTCAACAGCCGATAATCGCCGAGCTTCAGCTTTGCGTCCAGGACAAGCGGCCCCATTGACACGCGGCGGAGATAGACGACAAGCTTGCCGACTGCCTCGAACATCCGCTTCACCTGGTGGAACTTCCCCTCATGGATCGTCAGCGTAATACGGCTGTAAATACCATCCTCGCGTTCTTCTTTATCGTCGATCACAAGCTCCGCCGGCATCGTCTTATAGCCATCCTCCAGAGTCACGCCTTGCGTGAAGGCTTCCCGGTCGCGCTCATTCACGTCGCCGCGTACAATTGCCTCGTATGTCTTAGGCACATGCTTGCGCGGCGAAAGCAGGTCATGCGCCAGCTTGCCGTCATTCGTGAGCAGCAGCAGCCCTTCCGTATCCTTATCAAGCCGACCGACCGGGAACGGCTGAAGGATGCGATCGTCCGGGTCAAGCAGGTCAATAACCGTGCGGTCTCGCGAATCCTCTGTCGCCGAAATAACGCCCTGGGGTTTATTCAGCATGACGTAGATCGTTTCCCGGTAGATGACTTCTTCATCATCGAAACGTACAACCGCGGTGTTCGGATCCAGCGTCAAGCCGAAATCCTTAACCGTCTTCCCGTCTACAGACACCCGCCCCTGCTTAACAGCCCGCTTGACTTCGCTGCGCGTACCAAAGCCCATATTTGCCAGCAGCTTATCCAGCCGCATTCTTGTAACCATGCTCGCTCAGCTCCTATTACGCCAACCTCCTCTGCAAACACATGCAGAGTTCTTCCCTCATTGTATAATAAAGCAGGTAGCATAACCAACCCATAATATGGGACCTATATCCACAGCGCAAGCACTACAACAAAATAAGCTGTCTAATAGAGGCTCCGCCCCCACCCGGGTACGTCGCTTCATCAGACAGCTTTCTTGATCTCTTGGTTAGCCGGCTTTGTCATGATTCGGATATCCTTTGCTCCGGCGGCTTTTCCGCAAGCGCTTTCGCAAGCTCGCGCAGCATTTCGTCCGCAACAACGAGCCGAAACGCTGCGAATGGCGGAGCCGCCGCATCGCGCAGCACGGCAAGGCTTAACCTCACATCAGCTAGCAGCTGCCGCAAATCGAGACCCATCCAAATGTCCGGGTACGCGATAAGCTTGTTCTCCGCCTGTGTGAACAGCTTGACCGCTCCGGAATAATTATCGTTACGCCAATGATGCAGCCCGACTGCGGCTTGGAGCAGCCCTTGGTAGAGGGTGCTGCGCCCTTCCTCGAGCCACAGCTCCTCCATTACCTCATGACATTCAAAATAGTCCTCATCAACGTTGAACAGAACGACAAAATAAACAAACCGTTCATCGTAGCTGCGTGCCGCCGCCATTTACGTCGTGCCGCCCTTCTTCGCCCGTGCGATTGCCGACCGGATATCGTCGGACAACATGCGAATGGCGTAAGCATCCTCTTTCTCCCACAGCTCATTGAACCGCAGCTGGAATTGCACGGCTTCCCGAACGCGATGAAAGAAGTAGAGCTCTTGGATATCGCTAAGGACGCTGGACACCATGTTGGATTTCTCCTCGAATTCCCTCTGGGCGTCCAATATTTCCTTGCGAATGCTCGACATTTCGGTATCCAGAACCGAAGCGGCCTCTGCCGCCTTCTTCAGCCGGCCCCGTACTTCATCCGGCAGGCTCTCTTTGTACTTATAGTTGAGCGAATGCTCGATGGTCGCCCAGAAATTCATCGCCAGCGTACGGATTTGAATCTCTGCCAGCACGTTCTTCAAGCCGATAGCCGTTTGCACTGGATACTCTATGATCATGTGATAGCTGCGATAGCCGCTGTCTTTGAAATTCGTAATATAGTCCTTCTCGTACACGAGCTTCAAATCCTTGCGCGCGCGGATAAAGGAAGCCACGCGGTGGATATCATCGACGAATTGGCACATGATTCGAATGCCTGCTATATCCTCGATACCCGTGTCGATTTTTTCCATCGGCACCGACAGCCGCTTGGCTTTCTCCAATATACTTGAGATCCGCTTGACCCGGCCGGTAACGAACTCGATCGGCGAATAGGCTTCCCGATTCTTCAGTTCGGTACGGAGCGTCTTCAGCTTCACCTTTAATTCTTCCACTGCCTGCTCATATGGCTGCAAAAATAGTCCCCAGTCTCTTCCGTCCATCCGGCCGCCTCCTGTCTAAGACCGATGATCTGCTCCTATGGCCTCTACGATCGATTTGAATCCATCTCTGCGCAAGTAGGCTTTGAGCCCGTCCGCCAGCTCGCGCAGCAATTCCGGCCCCTTGTAGATGAGCCCGGTATATATTTCAACAAGACTTGCACCTGCGCGAATTTTATCGTATGCATCCGATGCCGTAAAGATGCCGCCTGAACCAATAATGGGCATCTTGCCGCCGGTTAAACGGTAGACTTCGCGCACGACTGCTGTCGAACGTTCGCGGAGCGGTTTGCCGCTCAAGCCGCCAGTTTCCCTTGAATTCGCATGCTGAAGCCCGTCACGGCTGATTGTCGTATTCGTAGCGATAATGCCGTTTACGCCGCTTGCAACGATCGTATCTACAGTATAGCCCAGCTGCTCGTCCGTCATATCTGGGGCGATTTTCACAAGCACGGGCTTGCGCGCCGCGCCGCTCTTGCCTGCTTGCTTGCCCATCTCTTCCATGACTGTCGAAAGCAGCAGGCGGAGCTCGTCCCCGTGCTGAAGCGCGCGAAGATCGGGCGTGTTGGGCGAGCTGATATTGACCACGAAGAAGTCACCGTATGTATAAAGCTGCTGCAAGCATGCGCGGTAATCTTCATGCGCCAGCTCGTTTGGCGTGGTTTTGTTCTTGCCGATATTCACGGCGATGGGGATTCGGCGGTTCGTATCCTTCGCGAGCCGCTCGGCCATGGCGGCAGCACCGTCATTGTTGAAGCCCATCCGATTGACGAGCGCTTCGTCGGACGGAAGCCGAAACAGCCTCGGCAGGTCATTGCCCGCTTGTCCCTTCGGCGTTACTGTGCCGACTTCGGCAAAGCTGAAGCCGATATTAGCAAACATATCAACGGCTTTCGCATTCTTATCAAGGCCCGCTGCAAGTCCGATCGGGTGGGCAAAGTGCAAGCCGAATACGCCCATCTCCAATTCCTTCGCTTCCGGTACGCCGTACATCGCTCGCATGAATGCCGGAACCCCCGGGACGCGGCTGGCCGTATGAAGCCCGTCAATAACGAGATGATGCGCCTTCTCTGCATCCATCCGAAAGAAATAAGGTTTGGCCACTTTACTGTACAACACTGAATGATTCACTCCGTTCTTCGTGTTAGCTCTATCGAACAGTTTAACGTGTCGGCGGCGAAAAAGAAAGAGCCCGCCGCGGCTTTCAGGACGGCAGACCCCACCACAATTTCCGTCATCCCTAGTTGTCTCGTCCCGGGAAAACGATTACAATACATACATATCCCTATCTGAATGAAAAGAAAGGTTGATCCGTATGAGCCAAGCTAAGAAGAAGCCCCCTATCATGAAATCCAAGCAAAAGGAAGAAATCAATAAGAAAGCTCTTGTTTGGATCGGATCGATCTTCGCCCTGATCGTCATCGTCATGGCAGTCCTGCTTATCGTCGATAAATAAGCTGCATGAATTCTTTCCTATAACCAGCGGTATACAACAGCGGAGTTCGTCTCGTCCTGAACCGGCTGCAAGCGGAAACGCGATGCAATCGGGGCAGTTTTGGCGGGAAGGACGCCGCTTTTTATTTTGACCTTCGTGCCGAGCGGCACGAGGTCGAACAGCTCCTCGAGATCTTTCCGCAGCATGCGTACGCAGCCGTGCGACTCGTCCTTGCCGATACTGTCAGGATCGTTCGTGCCATGAATCGCATACAAGGTGCTTGATAAGGTCATGCCCCTGCTGCCGAACTCACTGTCGTCCTGGCCGTTCGGATTGCGCACCTTCTCGGTAATGGCGAAGCTTCCGGCAGGCGTCTTATCGCCGCCAAGCCCCACGGTGTAGCTTCGCACGATAACGTCACCGCTTACGACGGCCAGCTGGTGCGTGTCCTTATCGATAATAATGGACAGCGGCTCGTCAGGCAGCTGGTTACTCTCGGAAGCTGGGCCTCCAGAAGCCGCGCTGCTTCCTGGCTTATTCGTGTTTGTTGGTGAAGCATCCTGACTGCCTGATTCTTCATCGCCAGGCTTGCCTCCGGCTGCTGCCGACTTCAGCTGGCGAAGAAGCTTTGGAAACAGCTGCTTCATCGCAAGCGAGCTGCCCGACAGAATATTATTTGGATAGGGCTTGTTTAGCGCTTCCAGCCCGCTTGGCCATGATTTCGTCCGCTCACGGTACTGCACGATGCCACTGGCGAGCGTCCACTGCATTTCCTGCTGCGCGCTCCATGCCGTGTAGGTCTTGAACGCTGCCGATGCATCGTCGGGCTGGCAGTCGCATGTCTTCGCATCCAGAAGGCTG encodes:
- a CDS encoding GTP pyrophosphokinase family protein codes for the protein MDGRDWGLFLQPYEQAVEELKVKLKTLRTELKNREAYSPIEFVTGRVKRISSILEKAKRLSVPMEKIDTGIEDIAGIRIMCQFVDDIHRVASFIRARKDLKLVYEKDYITNFKDSGYRSYHMIIEYPVQTAIGLKNVLAEIQIRTLAMNFWATIEHSLNYKYKESLPDEVRGRLKKAAEAASVLDTEMSSIRKEILDAQREFEEKSNMVSSVLSDIQELYFFHRVREAVQFQLRFNELWEKEDAYAIRMLSDDIRSAIARAKKGGTT
- a CDS encoding quinone-dependent dihydroorotate dehydrogenase; amino-acid sequence: MLYSKVAKPYFFRMDAEKAHHLVIDGLHTASRVPGVPAFMRAMYGVPEAKELEMGVFGLHFAHPIGLAAGLDKNAKAVDMFANIGFSFAEVGTVTPKGQAGNDLPRLFRLPSDEALVNRMGFNNDGAAAMAERLAKDTNRRIPIAVNIGKNKTTPNELAHEDYRACLQQLYTYGDFFVVNISSPNTPDLRALQHGDELRLLLSTVMEEMGKQAGKSGAARKPVLVKIAPDMTDEQLGYTVDTIVASGVNGIIATNTTISRDGLQHANSRETGGLSGKPLRERSTAVVREVYRLTGGKMPIIGSGGIFTASDAYDKIRAGASLVEIYTGLIYKGPELLRELADGLKAYLRRDGFKSIVEAIGADHRS
- a CDS encoding L,D-transpeptidase, giving the protein MDLQDDMNYLKRYVQSHPNNRMAWYLLGKQYMQEEKEAKANYCFLQSGSIYDAYERKQHPLASEPKQMIAAWNRKRRSRMLLMRTTAGLLAILALTLILPLSKKDEDAKQGSNSVQSEASADPVQTSDESPGLAVMFVKPSGGGTLGKALGVLLKGSGGGAKIGLAVMLEQDGPWRKWTGDTRIVVQTQKQRDGQADVSLLDAKTCDCQPDDASAAFKTYTAWSAQQEMQWTLASGIVQYRERTKSWPSGLEALNKPYPNNILSGSSLAMKQLFPKLLRQLKSAAAGGKPGDEESGSQDASPTNTNKPGSSAASGGPASESNQLPDEPLSIIIDKDTHQLAVVSGDVIVRSYTVGLGGDKTPAGSFAITEKVRNPNGQDDSEFGSRGMTLSSTLYAIHGTNDPDSIGKDESHGCVRMLRKDLEELFDLVPLGTKVKIKSGVLPAKTAPIASRFRLQPVQDETNSAVVYRWL